DNA sequence from the Brachybacterium sp. P6-10-X1 genome:
TGCGTGGCCGAACGTTCGTGGGCATGGACTGCACCGACGCTATGTGGTCGTGCGGACCAGATGCGGCGGGACGCGAGGTCGTCGACACTGCGCGGGGACAGATCGCACCGGCGACAGCGCAATGGGTCAGGCCGATCACGTCATACTGGAGCCGCTGCCGTCCCCGACCCGTCAGGATCCGCCCGCATGCTGAAGTTCCTCACGATCGGCGCGATCGCGCTGCTGCTGGTGCTCCGGCTGCTGCGCACCCGCGTCGGGGCCCGCCTGCTGGGCGCATCCGTGCGCGTGATGACCTTCGTCTATCTCGCGGTGCTGGTGATCACGGGGATCGTTGCGGGACTGCTGGAGCAGTGGGTGCTGCTGGGGGTCGTAGTCCTGCTGATGGTGCTCAGCGGTCTCGAGGAGCTGCGCCGCCGCGCTCGACGGCCCGCGGACGTCGCCCCGCGGTCCCGCCGCTGACCTCGATCGTCCCGCGCCGTGGAGAGATCTCGGCAGGCGAGCCGGGCTCCCTGACCTGCAGGTGCTCCCAGACTGTCCCCGCGCTCGTCATCATCGCCCGGGCCTGCTCCGCGTCGACGTCCGGGAGGCGGAAGGCGCCGCTGCCGCCCGCCGACGTCGCCACGACGGTGCCCAGGCCCGCTCGCCGCTGGAAGGGCGAGCGGGTGAGAATCCAGCCCAGCACGTCATCCCGCCCCAGCACATCGGTGCGGCGGAAGAGGGATCCCTTGCGCAGCGCGACGTGGCGGTCGGTCACCCGGTGCCCCAGCCCACGGGAGTTGTCGCGGGCGAGCACAGCCGTGACGAGGGCGAGGACGACAGCGGTGAGGGCCGGGATCCACCACAGCGACGGCAAGACCAGAGCAGGGATCACGGCGAGGACGACCCCGGCCGCGGTGAGCATCCCGGCGCGCAGGAACCGCTTGCGTCGCGCCGCGGGCGGGTGGGGACGCAGAGCGTCGGGCACCGGGGCACCGAGGATCGTCCCGGCCACCTCTGCACCGACCGCTCGGGGCGCGGCGGGCACCAGCGCCGGCGACTGCGCGTTCTTCTGGTCCCCCTCCGGGGCCTTCACGCCGACGGCGATCACATCGAGCCGGGCACCGCCCGCTCGGCGCAGCCCCAGCGGCTCGTGCAGCGTCACTCCCCGCAGCCGGTCGCCGTCGAACACGGTGGACCGGCTGACCAGCAGGCCGCGCCGCAGATCGAGGGACCCGTCCTCATGCCGTCCGAGCCGATACCCCCACCAACCCTCGACATAGACCGCGAGAGTGCCGACGGCCCCGATCACGACGGCGCCCACGATCAGCACCAGAAGCAGGACGAGCAGGGGGACCGCTCCCGCCGACGTCCCGAGCCAGGCGATCAGCACGGGCACCGCCTGGAACCAGTCGAAGACCTGGAGGACGACACCGTAGGCGGCCAGGCCGATCGCCCCGGTGGCCAGGGAGCTGATCCGGACCGCGCCCCGGGCGGATGCGGTGGACACCGAGATCGTGGCCAGTCCGAAGGAGCGCTGGAGCGGTCCCCGATCCAGGTCGACGGTCTGGATGCGGGACAGCGGCGCCGCGCGCCACTCCTCCCACAGCAGCCCGGTGCGACTGTAGAGCGCGTCGTCGGTCGCCTCCCAGCGGTGGATCCGCCACCGCACCCGGGGCACCACCAGCGCCAGTGGGATGGCGAGCACGAGCAGCACCAGCGCCGCGCTCAGCAGCCACCAGCGGGCGGGTCCGATGAGCAGGCCGAGCAGGGCGAGGGTGAGGACAGGAACCACGGCCCACAGCACGGTCTGGGTCGCCCACCAGGCGCGGCACCGAGGATCGACCCGATCTCGGGGCGGTCGCAGGCCGAAGCCCGCGGTTCCCGGTGCCGACGCAGCAGGCTCGGTGGTGCCGGGCCGGAGGAGGTCGGCGCGGGACGTCGTCTCCGTCGGCGGTCTCGGCGAACCGGAGGCGGGAGGCGAGGTCATGGCGGCTCTCGATCGATGAGCGGTCCCACGGGTCGGTCCACCACGGTACCGGCCCCGCTCTCCTATGACGAGAGCCGAGGCGCCTGATCCCGGCCGGTCCTCAGAGCTCGCGGCCGTGCCGCGAGGACCCCTCGTTCCACTGGGCCACCCATTCCGGCAGCTGACGGTGATCGGGCACCGGACCGGCCAGGTCCAGCACCTCCTCCATCGGCACCGAGCCACCGGACCTGCGCAGGAAGCGGGCCCGTACGACGGCGTCGGCCACCACCTCGCCGTCGCGGCGGAAGACCTGCTCCATGTAGACCTAGCGATCGTCGTGCCCGAGGACGCGGGACGCCAGGTCGAAGCGCTCCCACAGCTGAAAGGACCTGCGATAGGTGATGCTCTGCCCGGCCACCACCGGGTACCAGCCCTGCTCGGTGATGCGTCGCCAGAACCTCGACCGCAGCATCAGGTCCATGCGGCCCAGATCCATGAGGGTGAGGTAGCGGCCGTTGTTCATGTGCCGCATCACGTCGAGGTCCGAGGGATTGACCCGGAACCTCACGCGCGAGGTGTCCCACAGGCTCGGGCGGCTGCGGAAGCGCACGCGGATCATGAAGACCAGCAGGCGGAAGTACAGGTTCACGGCGGTTCCTCCCCGGGCGTCGGTGACTGCCTGGTAATCACTGCCGGAGCTGGAGGGACGCCCGAGTGAGGCGTCCGCGCACCTCCCGTCGGCCACGAGGAGACCATCGGGCCCGCGGGCTCCCGCCGCGGACCGCGCCGACGACGTCCTGGGAGCTGTCGCGATACTGTGGCCCGGTGACTTCCAGCTCCTCCCGCGCCCTCAACGACCGCATCATCTGGGTCGACTGCGAGATGACCGGCCTCGACAAGCAGCGCGATGCGCTCGTCGAGATCGCCGTGCTCGTGACCGACGCCGATCTGAACATCCTCGGGGACGGCGTCGACGTCGTCATCAAGCCACCGGCCGATTCGCTGGAGGGAATGGATCCCTTCGTGGTGAACATGCACACCGTCTCCGGCCTCCTCGAGGAGCTCGACGACGGGGTGACCCTCGAGCAGGCGCAGGAGCTGTGTCTTCAGTACGTGCGCGAGTTCTGCCCCGAGCCGGGCAAGGCACCGCTGGCCGGCAACAGCGTCGGCACCGACCGGGTGTTCCTGGACCGGGACGTGCCCGAGCTCGCGTCCTGGCTGTCCTACCGCACCATCGACGTCTCCAGCTTCAAGGAGCTCGCCAAGCGCTGGTTCCCGCGGGTGTACTACAACATTCCCGCCAAGCACGGCGGGCACCGGGCCCTGGCCGACATCCGCGAGTCCATCCAGGAGTTGAAGTACTACCGGGAGGTGCTGCTGGTCGACGAGCCCGGGCCCACCACCGCCCAGGCGCAGGCGGCCTCGCGCACCTTCGAGCTCTCCGCCGAGCCGACGCCCGGCGCAGATGTGCCCGCCCCGGGCCCCTACGTCCCCTGGCTGGATCGCGCCTCCCATCGCAGCTGGCTCGAGGGCGAGGGCGATGAGCTGCTCGTGTTCGGCTCCGAGTCCGTGCGCGAGGACGGCGGCTTCGCCTGGCTCGACGAGAACGGCGCACCGGACCTCTCGCGCCCCTCCGAGCTGTGGATCACCTGCCGGATGACGCACAGCTTCGCGCTCGGCCATCTGCTGGGCCGGCCCGACTTCGGGCGCTTCGCCGATCACGGCATCGCCTCGCTGCGCGGGGTGTTCCACGACGGCGAGCACGGCGGCTGGTTCGCCTCGGTCGCGGCGGGCAGGCCGGTCGACGACTCGAAGCAGGCCTATGCGCACGCCTTCGTGGTCCTCGCCGCGTCCTCGGCCGTCGCCGCCGGCAGGCCCGGTGCCGCCGAGCTGCTCGACGAGGCGCTGACGGTGCTGGATCAGAAGTTCTTCGACGAGGACGCCGCGATGAGCGTGGACACCTTCGACCGTGCCTTCGGCGCGTGCGAGGAGTACCGCGGGATCAACGCGAACATGCACACGGTCGAGGCCCTGCTGGCCGCGGCCGACGTGACCGGGCAGCGGCGCTGGCTGGATCGCGCGGTGGGCATCATGACCCGGGCGATCGACGAGTTCGCCCGCGGCAACGACTGGGCGCTGCCCGAGCACTACGACACCTCCTGGACCCCGCTGCTGGACTACAACCGCGACGAGCCGAACCACCCGTTCCGCCCCTACGGCGCGACGATCGGGCACTGGATCGAGTGGGCCCGCCTGGTCCTGCACGGCCGGGCCGCGCTGATCACCGCCGAGGGTGAAGCCCCGGAGTGGATGCTCGAGGCGGCCACGGCGCTGATGGAGAAGGCCGCCGCGAGCTTCGGGGCCGACGGAGAACCCGGTTTCGTCTACACCGTGGACTGGGACGGCACCCCCGTGGCGCGCGAGCGCATGCACTGGGTGGCCGCCGAGGCCGTCGGCGCGGCCGCGGTGATGCACCAGGTGACCGGCGAGCGGATCTGGGCCGAGCGCTACGAGCAGTGGTGGGAGTACATCTCCACCTACCTGCTGGATCCCGGGACGGGCTCCTGGTTCCACGAGCTCGACGCGGACAACGAGCCGCAGGGCGTGACCTGGCCCGGGAAGCCGGACATCTACCACGCCTTCCAGGCGACGCTCATCCCCCGCCTGCCGGTGGCGCCGACGCTGGCCGCGGCACTGCGCGACGGGCTGCTCGACCGGGATCTCTGAGCCGATCGACCTGCCTCGGGTCGCGGCGACCCAGGACGGATCGCGGCATACCGAGTGCGACCGTGGGGACCCCTCCTGCGACGTGAGAGGTGCCCGCGGTCGCGCTCGAGGAGTCAGCGGGGCGCCCGAGGACCGGAGGTCAGCTGCCGAGGCGGTCCACCGCGGCCTCGAGCCGCTCGACCTTGCCCTCGATCTCCCCCTCGTGCCCGGGACGGATGTCCGCCTTGAGCACGAGGGAGACCCGGGAGCCGTAGCGTGCCGCCTCGGCGGTCGCGCGCCCCACGACGTCCATGACCTCGTCCCACTCCCCCTCGACCTCGGTGAACATCGCCGAGGTGCGGGTGGGCAGGCCGGAGTCGCGCACGATGCGCACGGCGGCGGCGACCGCGTCGTGGACGCTCGCGCCATCGGCCCCGTCATCGAGGGTGCGCACGAGCGCGGGATCCGAGGGTCGGCCGGTGGGCTGAAGGGAGAATGCGGCGATCATGAGACCAGTATCCTCCTTCGGAGCAGATGCAACACGTCTCACACTCTCCCCGGGTGCTCCCCGGGCGAGAACTCCCCGCGGAGCCGGTATGCTTGTCTCTCGTTGCGGGTCGTGATCCGCGCATGGTGGTCGTAGCTCAGTTGGTAGAGCTCCTGGTTGTGGTCCAGGCGGTCGCGGGTTCAAATCCCGTCGATCACCCCAAGAAACGCCCTGGTGACAGGGCGTTTTTTGTTCCCCTGTCGGTGGTGCGGACCACGTTCCGGACTACAACCCGACACGAGGCCTCCCCCATGACCTCGATCAGCCGCCGCCAGAGAGCCGAGGGACCCACTGCGTGGCGCGTGCAGTACCGCGACCCCGGCAACCCCACCCCCACCACCGCGACGTTCGACGACGACGAGACCGCCGCCAGGTTCGGGACCCTCGTCGACCGACTCGGCGAAGGGCGTGCGACTCCCGAAGCTCCCCCAGCGGATCCGCTGATCATCACCCGCGACCAGGACGAGGCGATCCACAAGGCGATGCCGGCCGAGTATCAGCCGCTGGTGACGGCACTGCAGTGGCGGAACATCACGGACGGAGACCCGCCGAGGGTGACGATCCGGCGGGCATGGACGAGGGGGAAGAAGGGTGCATGGGCGGTGGAGGGGCTGCCGAAGACGGATGCGTCGCATCGCAGCTTCACGGTGCCGCAGAAGCTGATCGACGAACTCGGCGACCGGCGTGGCTCCGCCGAGCTCGCGTACCCGAACCGGGCCGGCACCGCGATCACCCACTCGTCGGTCGCTCTGCCGACCGTTGAAGTGTGCGCCCTGGGCCTAGTACTCCCCGTCGATGTCGTTGAGGTCTGCACCACCGTCGAACGGGTCCGGTTCGAGATACGCGTCGGGATCGTTGTAGTCGATCTCATCGCTGCTGTGTTTCGCGCTGGGCGGCTGCTTTTCTGCAGGCTCGTCGCACTCTTTACCGGTGGTCATATTTTCAACATATGCGTCGGATCAGACAGTCGAGACCACGTATGGCAGCTCGTGACCCATTCGCCACGCGACCGTCACCGGTCCGTGACGTGACCTGTCGGTAACCCCACCTCACCTGCACGCCCTCGACACCACTGTCGGGGGTTCTTCTCATGCCCCCGGACAGACAAGGAGCACCCACCATGTCCCTGCTGACACTCTCCCGGGTGCGCTCCCGGGCTCGTGAATCTTCGACCTCCTGGTCGAACGCCGGCCAGCACGAGCAGCTGCAGCGCGACGCGGCGGAATCCCTGTCGAACGTCCTCGCCCTCGCGGTCGCGAAGTCCGGCGCGAACTTCCGGCTCTACGACGCGCTGCGCACTCTCGAAGAGCAGGAGTCGATCTTCTTCGACCGGTACCGGCGCACCGGCTGGGGCTCGAAGCGGAACAGCTCGGACCGCTTCTACCAGGGTTCTGTGTGGCGGAAGGTGAAGGGCGCGAACGCCGCCTCGCGGCGAGCGGGCATTGCCCTCCGGGGGGCGATGCCCCACCGTGGTGCCATGATCATCGATGAGCTGCTCGCCCTCGAGCACCGCGGCTGGAACTCGCTCTGCGACGGCACCGGGGACGACGTCTACGGTCGCCTCCTCACCGCGGACGGCGTCATGGTCCTCGCCCACGGGATGGTGTTCGACCGTGCCACCGTCATCGCGTCCCTGGCCGAGGCACCGCCTTGGCGACGGTACGAGATCCGTGATGCGCGCCTGATCGAGATCGACACGGCCACGGCGATCCTCGTCTACACCGGGATCGCCTTCCGGGACGAGGACGAGCAGCCCTTCCGGGCCCTCATGGCCAGCACGTACACGCGCCGTGACGGTCAGTGGCGGCTCGCCCTCTATCAGCAGACCCCGATCCCCTCCCCGTCCCGGGAGGACGCATGAGCGACGAGGCCGCCGTGCGGCGCCTGGCGACAGCTCTCCCCCGCGTCGCCGAGAAGACCTCCTACGGCACGCCCGCGTTCTACGCGGCCGGGAAGATCTTCGCCCGGATGCACGAGCAGCCCGGTGTGCTGATCTGCTGGCGGGCGGACCTCACCGAGCGCGAGGCGCTGCTGGCCGCGGATCCGCAGCGCTTCTTCACCACGGACCACTACCGCGGGCACGCCAGCGTGCTGGTGCGCCTGGAGAGGGTCGACGAGACCGAGCTGGCCGAGCTGCTGGCCGAGGCCTGGGAGGCGCGGACCGGACAGCGCGCGCCGATGCCGAGGACCGACCCGGACGATTGATCCCCGGCGGGCACGAGCGCCTCATCCCCGCGCCGACGGAGCCCGGGCTCCTGCACCGCGCCGCGTCGCGTGGATCCGGGGAGGTCTCCGCCTGCACCACCCATGGTCAAACGCCCCGCACGGGGATACCGTGAGGAGGCCCAGGTGAGTTCGGGAGGACGCCATGGCACAGTTGCCGGATCGTGCAGACATCGTCGTCATCGGAGCCGGGGTGGTCGGCAATGCCGCCGTCAGCCACCTGGCCGATCTGGGATGGCGCAGCATCGTCCAGATCGACAAGGGACCGCTGCCGGACCCGGGAGGATCCACGGGCCACGCCTCGAACTTCGTCTTCCCCGTCGACCACTCCAAGGAGGTCACCGACCTCACGGTGGACTCCCTGCGCCAGTACGAGGAGCTCGGGGTGCTCTCGCTGTGCGGAGGCATCGAGGTCGCCCGCAGCCCGGAGCGGATGCAGGAGCTGACACGACGGATGACGTCGGCCCGGTCCTGGGGCGTCGAGGCGCACCTGATCTCCCCCGCCGAGATCCAGCAGCTGGTGCCGTACTGCGATGCGAGCCTGCTGATCGGTGGCTTCCACACCCCGACCGGTGCGATCGTCGACCCGATCCGGGCCGGTGAGCTGCTGCGCGAGCGCGCCGAGGCCGCCGGCGCGCTGACCACCTGCGCGGAGACCGAGGTGCTCGATCTGTTGGTCGAGGACGGGCGGATCCGCCGCGTGGTCACCGATGCCGGCGAGATCGAGGCGGAGACCGTGATCATCGCCTGCGGGGTGTGGAGCCCGCGCGTCGCCGCCCTGGCCGGAGCGGCCATCCCCCTGACCCCGGCGGTCCACCAGATGATCGACGTCGGGCCGATCCCGCAGCTGGAGCGGACCGATCAGTGGATCAGCTTCCCGCTGCTGCGCGACATGGACAGCCTGATGTACGAGCGCCAGCGCGGGCCCGACCTCGAGATCGGGTCCTATGCGCACCGACCCCTGCTGCACCACCCCGACGAGATCCCGCCCGTCGGCGACCATCCCGGGCAGGCGACGCCGACCAGCTTCCCCTTCACCGAGGACGACTTCACACTGCAGCTGCAGCAGGCCCAGCAGATGTTCCCCGACCTGCTCACCGATCCCGAGCCGCCCCGCACGGCGGCGCTGAACGGCCTGCTCTCGCTGACCCCCGACGGCGGGGCCGTGGTCGGCGAGATGCCGGAAGTGGCCGGGCTGTGGTCGGCCGCCGCGGTCTGGATCAAGGAGGCAGCCGGGGTCGGGCGGATGCTCGCAGAGCTGATCACCGACGGGACCAGCGAGATCGATCCGCACGGTTCCGACATCGCCCGCTTCGCCCCGGCCCTGCGCACGTCGTCCCACGTGCTCTCCCGCGCCGCCGAGGGCTTCCCGAAGATCTACGGGATCACCCATCCGCGCGAGCAGTGGCTCTCGGACCGCCCCCTGCGCACCAGTCCCTTCCATCCCCGCACCGAGGCGCTGGGCGCGCGGTACTTCGAGGCCGCCGGGTGGGAGCGCCCGCAGTGGTACGAGGCCAATGCCGACCTGCTCGCGGAGTACGGCGACCGGATCGACCAGCGCACGGCCGAGTGGGACCGGCGCTGGTGGTCCCCGATCATCGAGGCCGAGCACCTGGCGATGCGGGACCGGGTCGCGATGGTCGATCTGGGCGCCTTCGCGATCTTCGACGTCCACGGCCCCGCAGCGGTGGACTATCTCGAGCAGCTGGCCGTGGCCCGGATCGACGTGCGCGTCGGCCGGGTGGTCTACACGCCGCTGCTGACCCCGGCGGGCACCTTCCGCTCGGACCTGACGATCGTTCGCCGCGGCGAGGAGGACTTCCGGATCATCACCGGCGGCGCCGAGGGCTCGCGGGACCTGGCCTGGTTCCGCGCCCATCTCCCGCAGGACGGCTCGGTGCAGCTGACCGACGCCACCTCGGCCGTGACCACCCTGGGCCTGTGGGGACCGCGGGCGCGTGATCTGCTGGAACGGATCACCGAACACGATCTGACCTCCGAAGCCTTCGGCTTCGGGACCGCCCAGGACGTGCAGCTGGGCTCGGTGCCCGCCTCCCTGCTGCGGATCTCCTACGTCGGCGAGCTCGGCTGGGAGATCCACCTGCCCACCGAGCATGGCCTGCGCGTCTGGGACATGCTCTGGGGAAACGGCCAGGACCTGGGCCTCATCGCCGCGGGCATCGGTGTCTACGGCACCACCGGACGGCTCGAGAAGGGCTACCGCCTGATGGGCGCCGAGCTGAACGCCGAGTACGACCCCGTGGAGGCCGATCTCGCACTGCCGAAGGTCAAGACGCACGACTTCGTCGGCAAACAGGCCTACCTCGCCGCGCGGGCCGCGGACCCGGCGGCCCATCTGTGCACGCTGGCGGTCGATCCGGTCGTCGAGGACACCGAGCCGCGCTGCATGACCGGCGGCGAACCGGTCCTGACCCCCGAGGGCGATCCGATCCTCGATGCGAAGGGCCGACGCTCCTACGTCGCCTCGACCGGGCCGGCCCCGTCGCTCGGACGCTACCTGCTGATGGCATACCTGCCCCCGCAGCACGCCGCCGAAGGTACGGCGCTGCAGGTCGAGTACCTGGGGCGGCGCCATCCGGTCACCGTGCTGACCGTCGGGCGCACTCCCGCCTTCGACCCGCAGGACCTGCGGATGAAGGGGTGAGGCCCCGGCCGACGGTCCTGCCGTCGACCTCCGCGCCGGCGGACCACCGGCTCAGCCGGTGACGTCGGCGCGGTATCCGAGCCGCTGCGAGATCGTCTCGCTCGCCCGGATCAGCACCTCCGCCACCCCCGGCAGATCGTCGGGAGCCAGGCGGTAGGCGGGACCGGCGACGGAGAGCGCCGCGATGACGCCTCCCTCCGGGCCCCGGATCGGGGAGGCCACAGCGTTCAGCCCCTCCTCGAACTCCTCGACCACGGCGGCCCATCCCCGCTCGCGCGCCTCGTCGAACTGCCGGCGCAGCGCGTCGGCATCGATCACGGTGGCTTCGGTGAACCGTTCCCGCGGCGCCTCCAGCACGGCATCGCGGTCGGTGGCGCTCAGGTGCGCCATGAGCATCTTGCCGCTCGAGGTGGCATGCAGGACGGTGCGGTTCCCGACCCAGTTGTGCAGGGCGACGGTCCGGGTGCCCTGCGCCTGGTGGACGTTGACCGCGGCGCCGTCGCGCAGGACCGCGACGTTGACGGTCTCGCCGAGCTCCTCGGCGAGCGCATCGCACACGGGGGCGGCCTGGGCGGTCAGGTCCAGGCCCGAGCGGGTGGCCGCCGCCAGGCGCAGCACGCCCATCCCGAGCCGGACCTTGCCGGTGGCGCCGTCGCGATCGATGAGGTCATGACCCTCCAGCGCCCCGATCAGGCGGGAGGCGGTGGAGCCGTGGACCTCCAGCTCCCGCGCGACCTCGCCCACGCCTGCCGTGCCGTCGCGGGCGAGGATCTCCAGCACCCGTGCGGCCCTGTCCACCGACTGCACCGAACCATTCGTGACCATCCTCCGATCATACCCGCATAACCACGTGCTTTGCGCATAGCGCAGGCCATTGCGTCATGCGCGCACAGATGGGAGAGTGGAGTACGGACACGACGTTGGAGGCCACGATGACCGTGAACCAGAATCCCCACGTACTGCTCTACCCGCGCATCCGCAAGTCGCCGTTCTTCTACGCCTCCCGGCGTCACGGCGTGCAGATGTACAGCGTGTACAACCACACGTATCACCCCCGGAACTACGGCGATCCGATCGCCGAGTACTGGGCGCTGCTGGAGGGTGTCACCCTCTGGGACGTCGGCGTCGAACGGCAGATCCAGATCTCCGGACCGGACGCCTTCGACTTCACCAACCTGCTGGTCACCCGCGATCTGAGCAAGTGCAAGGTCGGCCAGTGCAAGTACGTGTTCCTCACCGACCAACACGGCGGGATCCTCAACGACCCGGTCCTGCTGCGCCTGGAGGAGAACCGCTTCTGGCTCTCCCTGGCCGACAGCGACATCCTGCTGTGGGCCCGCGGAGTCGCCACCTACGCCGGGATGGACGTCGACATCTCCGAGGTCGACGTCGGCCCGGTGCAGGTCCAGGGCCCCAAGTCCTACGCCGTCATGCGCGACCTGCTGGGCGAGTCGGTGGCGGACATCCGCTACTACTACCTGCACGACTTCACGATCGACGGAATCGACGTGACCGTCTCGCGCACCGGGTACACCGGCGAGATCGGCTACGAGATCTACGTGCACCATGCCTCCCGCGACGCCGCACGGCTGTGGGAGCTGGTCTGGCTGGCCGGACAGCCCCATGGCCTGAAGGTCATCGGGCCGTGCCACATCCGACGCATCGAGGGCGGCATGCTCGCCCACGGCGCCGACATCACCGTCGACACCAACCCGTTCGAGGTCGGGATGGGCTACGACTGGATGGTGGACCTCAACCAGGAGGCGGACTTCGTCGGCAAGGAGGCGCTGCGCCGGATCAAGGAGGAGGGGCCGCGCCGTAAGCTGGTCGGGCTCGAGATCGGCGGGGCGCAGCTGGGCTGCTACAACGACGGCTCCATGATCGACGCCTTCCCCGTCCATCACGACGGGACCGTGGTCGGCCAGGTCACCTCCGCCTGCTGGTCCCCCCGCCTGGAGAAGAACATCGGCTTGGCCCTGGTGCCGACCGAGCTCTCCGACGTGGGGACGGCGTTCACGGTCGACACCGGTGAGCTCGCGGGCACCCTGTTGCCGTACGGCGAGGAGCTGGTCGACGCGGTGGTGGTCCCCAAGCCCTTCATCGATCCGACGAAGGAGCAGCCCAAGGGAGACGTGACCGCACTGGCGGCCGCCGACACCTCGGCCGCACCGGCCCCTGCGGGAGGGTGAGGTGACCGCCGACGCCGACCAGGTCGACTCGGCGGAAGAGAGCGAGGCGCAGTTCGAGGTCCTCCCGCTGCGGGGGATCTCGGACCGCGTCGGCGCCCACCTCCCGCCGGGGACGCGCGTGACCGTGACCGCGTCCCCGGCGCACGGCCTGGAGGCGACGCTGGCGGTGGCGTGCGAGCTCGCGGGCCGGGGCTTCACCGCGGTCCCGCACCTCCCGGCGCGACAGATCCGGGACCCGCAGGAGGTGCGCACGATCCTGGCACGGCTCGACGCCGCCGGGATGGACGAGGTGTTCGTCATCGCCGGTGACGCGCCCCGTGCTGCCGGCGACTTCGACGGCTCGCTGAGCCTGGTCGAGCTCCTCGCCGCCGAGGCGCCCCGACTCGCGATCGGGGTGGGCGCGCACCCGGAGGGCCACCCCTTCGTCGACGAGCAGGAG
Encoded proteins:
- a CDS encoding methylenetetrahydrofolate reductase; translation: MTADADQVDSAEESEAQFEVLPLRGISDRVGAHLPPGTRVTVTASPAHGLEATLAVACELAGRGFTAVPHLPARQIRDPQEVRTILARLDAAGMDEVFVIAGDAPRAAGDFDGSLSLVELLAAEAPRLAIGVGAHPEGHPFVDEQEAMRLLRAKAEHASHLVTQMCFEAAPLLAWVRGLREAGITVPVRPGVAAAVGTARLLRIGARIGVGRSLRMLGGEGSGVRRLVGPGSWDPGPLLDELDQAREEPGLALAGPHVYTFNDLEAAARWRADA
- a CDS encoding glycine cleavage T C-terminal barrel domain-containing protein, whose amino-acid sequence is MTVNQNPHVLLYPRIRKSPFFYASRRHGVQMYSVYNHTYHPRNYGDPIAEYWALLEGVTLWDVGVERQIQISGPDAFDFTNLLVTRDLSKCKVGQCKYVFLTDQHGGILNDPVLLRLEENRFWLSLADSDILLWARGVATYAGMDVDISEVDVGPVQVQGPKSYAVMRDLLGESVADIRYYYLHDFTIDGIDVTVSRTGYTGEIGYEIYVHHASRDAARLWELVWLAGQPHGLKVIGPCHIRRIEGGMLAHGADITVDTNPFEVGMGYDWMVDLNQEADFVGKEALRRIKEEGPRRKLVGLEIGGAQLGCYNDGSMIDAFPVHHDGTVVGQVTSACWSPRLEKNIGLALVPTELSDVGTAFTVDTGELAGTLLPYGEELVDAVVVPKPFIDPTKEQPKGDVTALAAADTSAAPAPAGG